The proteins below come from a single Jaculus jaculus isolate mJacJac1 chromosome 12, mJacJac1.mat.Y.cur, whole genome shotgun sequence genomic window:
- the Ank1 gene encoding ankyrin-1 isoform X11 → MWTFITQLLVTLVLLGFFLVSCQNVMHIVKGSLCFVLKHIHQELDKELGESEGLSDDEETISTRVVRRRVFLKGDELQNIPGEQVTEEQFTDEQGNIVTKKDHTSTPKP, encoded by the exons ATGTGGACCTTCATTACCCAGCTTCTGGTCACCCTGGTGCTGCTGGGCTTCTTCCTGGTCAGCTGTCAGAATGTGATGCACATTGTCAAGGGCTCCCTGTGCTTTGTGCTGAAGCACATCCACCAGGAGCTGGACAAGGAGCTGGGGGAGAGCGAGGGCCTCAGTGATGACGAGGAGACCATCTCCACCAGGGTGGTCCGCCGGCGGGTCTTCCTCAAG GGTGATGAGCTTCAAAATATTCCAGGCGAGCAGGTGACAGAGGAACAATTCACGGATGAGCAGGGCAACATCGTCACCAAGAAG GATCACACCTCAACACCCAAACCCTGA
- the Ank1 gene encoding ankyrin-1 isoform X10, whose product MWTFITQLLVTLVLLGFFLVSCQNVMHIVKGSLCFVLKHIHQELDKELGESEGLSDDEETISTRVVRRRVFLKGDELQNIPGEQVTEEQFTDEQGNIVTKKIIRKVVRQVDSSSADATQQHEEVIVEGPLEDPRELEADIESFMKLSKDHTSTPKP is encoded by the exons ATGTGGACCTTCATTACCCAGCTTCTGGTCACCCTGGTGCTGCTGGGCTTCTTCCTGGTCAGCTGTCAGAATGTGATGCACATTGTCAAGGGCTCCCTGTGCTTTGTGCTGAAGCACATCCACCAGGAGCTGGACAAGGAGCTGGGGGAGAGCGAGGGCCTCAGTGATGACGAGGAGACCATCTCCACCAGGGTGGTCCGCCGGCGGGTCTTCCTCAAG GGTGATGAGCTTCAAAATATTCCAGGCGAGCAGGTGACAGAGGAACAATTCACGGATGAGCAGGGCAACATCGTCACCAAGAAG atCATTCGAAAAGTTGTTCGGCAGGTTGATTCCTCCAGTGCCGACGCCACCCAGCAGCATGAGGAGGTGATTGTTGAGGGGCCCCTAGAGGACCCTAGGGAGCTGGAAGCTGATATTGAGTCCTTTATGAAACTTTCCAAG GATCACACCTCAACACCCAAACCCTGA